The Lepisosteus oculatus isolate fLepOcu1 chromosome 4, fLepOcu1.hap2, whole genome shotgun sequence genome window below encodes:
- the bsna gene encoding protein bassoon isoform X2, whose product MGNEASLEGGGQPGEVGSAGSTVGTPASISAPPGSGQLTKPSNGGAAGAGPAAGAGARINSHAGRPSQADHGAGAGGGGGGGGSGIAGRVDPYRLATHESPRQQPPSPGQAQAPRRSLQVDISQKAGGRSPAASPDRGSAATSPYSVPQIAPMPSSRLCPVCNTTDLTASQDQPNFNTCTQCHAMVCNQCGFNPNPHLTEKKEWLCLNCQTQRLLSGGLGDAPLPVPQPSPKHQPAGSPRHQPTAARQPPAPTQTPQKGTSPQHGPKAAPPQQKLPASAGSGPFSPAKHHAAPAQDKPAAGATGEAQKQQLLAEKDRVTPRPGREADTPPASKDSKPAPKKGAPEPITAITPAKESKKPGESQKTRHHDEALKSSTQDLSRSPQSLSDTGYSSDGISSSQSEITGLIHEEEMKLSERGAGEHSPPSPSEITKLESSMRPLLESKSISDGDQKGRGKQQHHHHDPRDDPKQKQRPRSLSITPEAFDSDEELEDILEEDEDSAEWENQHARRDSLAESSDDFGSKLRHDYVEDSSESGFSPLPGRPRKTDSEMTDEEFMRRQILEMSAEEDNMDEDEGYGYPKQKKSHKHSTDSGKDSKRHLPHNSSSLYEEEVKVHEDGYKAAVEDGEEDLMASQGGLRRFKTIELNNTNSYSREMELSSENDLSLDREPELEMESLTGSPDERSRGEYSSTLPATTPSYTSGTSPTSVSSMEEDSDSSPSRRQRLEEAKQQRKARHRSHGPLLPTIEDSSEEEELREEEELLREQEKMREVEQQRIRSTARKTKRDKEELRAQRRRERSKTPPSNLSPIEDASPTEELRQAAEMEELHRSSCSEYSPSIDSEAEGFEMIASKLYKSGSEYNLPTFMSLYSPTEKPTTTSSSSSSKPLKSAEEVYEEMMRKAEMLQKQQKQQMQHVKQGQQYSNTYQQEDFRSTGHQNNYQYQYEEDYGYEKEMGTAHPGYQSTASKADNIYEEILQTSQSISKMQQSSSLDMSLQQKETSQTNLCGSFQDKQLLDTGSAFAKLLEQNSALLTPGTSPTQLSAPVSFSSTGTETSGTGARAIPDVRVTQHFSKEMQKDRARSQSSSVSVGSAAVTTVASYVVYGRESTATTHTSTGQSAASTSPSAGYGRQTGSAAGSAVSSRISEYAQAYSQRDSSGKRAGESKGTQVRDSSQVAADNVNFTSKVYSYFKGSSPPLSPYTSPTQSPTHSPSRMATAEFSTQTFGSGTSVPTTGSGATSPVVAQGTQTPHRSMSPRLSRQQSSQESPFMVITLGSEATSPSKPLTVNSSTSPLSSPTRLSRQQTLHGYGQSAGPPPSPQHQQQQQQQSQHVLYKTQTQTDRGPVAKVNVGTSTVTTANTYSRGSLSMENISLCRISTVPGTSRVEQGQRMPSGSVVDLRTATKPAPVIMTDQGMDLTSVASESRKFSVGSEASPTRHSTTVQPLIINLNAQQHPRVAMSTATTVSITVAASMFISQPKQPVVYGDPFQNRLDFGQGSGSAVCLTQGKKQTDQLIPKIDAKLEDLGIQQQQLQQQQKQLQQQQQQLEHQLQQHHQQQQQLQQQQATFARYNLANQVQPLHKKDMMVSQTNTAQAVVSVSAIPRASPVPDQAGLTGAISAPPLDLYSGVPLELKGQPPIVNLSGVKPHVMMVQLDNASQGATVTQLVKPGEAPDALDLTGIKSENQVACCDVVYKFPFGGSCTGPFAQKPKVPEKTHVPVSEPPQSSRPPSAPQYYGSRAQEASQENYQYREQLAGSHGLMDERKPYPLPFPGRLHPSMSDTNLAEAGLHYYQTKTDTSQRGPVDMAVDLSTMKQSYGPSFSEGGYFGLGMQYGSYTDLRHQGDMMSQPLPIRRYSSLSNINADYSYSSRDLSSFQESNLAQYSATTAREISRMCAALNSIDQFGGRFGTNPELMQYGSAGGGASGSRFGLLSGQQGLPSMKANLMYGSNLAEGRMSAHVQSQASLAQYNARQASIRAMYPSAVRAADGMIYSTINTPIASTLPITTQPASVLRPMLRGLYRPYPTGNMTAVPLASLTRLPLVTPRMPLSSQGPYRYPPPNRFPVAPAAASVAPAATALETPVYLGKPSVTSGVSSAMPLASSVPVTQPTSHMGVPNAQAGAAPTTALPMAQPVVAPTSQQQPQIHHQAQLPAQQQPHLQAAQPQTQHQPQPQSQPPSQPPAQPQTPAQPQPQPPPPPPAAPGVAAGGTEKEKEEERLRRQQEHLLQFERERVELEKLRQMRLQEELERERLELQRHREKEQLLVQREIQELQTIKQQVLQQQQVERETQLVMQREQLAQQKMQLDQIQSLQQQLQQQLEEQKRQKAAAAAATVGTTAPGAIQGVAVVGASAPQGYSIVCDQTGRLIQQEVPCEMQRTMGQNGQFWQPFIEGGVIQGVMPPRPLPSSASEMSLRNEEHMEVRAMKKRNSMPRLRDGGEFEENQHSVKRIADSSVQTDDEDGEERFYMSRRRRTRRIVDCSVQTDDEDNGEWEQPVRRRRSRFSKHSDSGSESKADSSKGTSSIAIQTISDCSSQTEPDQLGRVSPAIHITTHDPKVEIVHYISAPERTQKGESLACQTEPEAQSQGVVVPQLTVPTTVTPYSTNIQLVGSGPVDPLSPRLQGVAKFEKRKPDPLEIGYQSHHLHNESLSNLIRQPPKSPQVLYSPVSPLSPHRLLETSFSSSERLNKAHVTPQKHFTAESPQRQQTLPRPIKTMQRSMSDPKPISPTTEDPSKAKFSLYQQQALQNSQLSALQQNTLIRKVKRTLPSPPPEEAHLPVVTLPLPQMYAPTMPQKAGPRPVQANKASLLKDITHELKVVEQESTKLRKQQAELEEEEKEIDAKLRYLELGITQRKETLLKERERRELAYMRCMGDTRDYMSDSELNNMRIATTYEGNGMLTRPSTAPLNQFNELTTAQYPPTTSFVTYQYPQTQTAPQATTTYQQTGFQPPQYPPVTNAQPQPNTFQTHHPPPPYQTQGTFQPHNYTPNQPYQPDLGVQNHPGFQPPPAPYQTQATYPSQTSYQPGQNIPFQPQAEILTVHQKPRQTSLADLEQKMPTNYEVISHPTVVVTSAGQEMTYTPTTVTNNYGQYKPPETTLSDRINTAESPTSAYSSEGLYTNLEQNIPRNYVMIDDISELMKENVGTSSDMQKADIHGHPTNGRYGKDRCDTGENGSSARVSSYSRAEEESEEDLYDHHGRSKNSSSYHQRGGDSHSRMGSSSSGGGGSSYYYDDYKHSSRSSDKHGSSMGIQKHSSKNLAPAVVSSKRSKHRKQSMEQKISKFSPIEEAKDVESDMASYTITTSSGGSCNVMTRAKKLQDEITYGLKKNVYDQQKYYGMSSREALEEDDHIYSTGRSRSTGYGMDKISSRDSGNHRSKSYERDTMERSQRGSHSRGRPSMRSQHSEEESPLSPLGKPMGVGRGSGVPEPPDSRNQFGSSHSLPDVQDHMKDIPRSHAYKPDDAYIIDDMHCAVSDSEAYHLGQEETDWFEKPRELRSERSRHYSSGGGGGGGHSSSQRRNHVKHTYHDYDEPPDEDLWQQDDYSHPRHSSSSSREHRHHGSNSGRHSSSSRHSSEEARSSRSSKGHPKESSVRHESRQAAASSSQKRSQPADSRSLQGYHSSDYSRQPSSHHHGSSEGQRVQKQPPSSHHQQPQQQQQQPQQPQSSRKQDHQAASSRQPPSSQPQPSSRQPQAGRLPASQQQQQQQQEGLQQQGQQGQQGPQARSQQQQGQGQGQAQASAVRQPQMQQQQPAQQQPAQAQQQQAKPGQAQPQAQVQAQAQAQAPAPAQAQARPPQAGLQPAAAAKTNLADAAKPGVKPAAQPAKAPQGPTTAIGAKAAPRPGGAGGAAAGQAAADGESVFSKILPGGAAEQAGKLGEAVSAFGKKFTSFW is encoded by the exons AAAAAGGAATGGCTTTGCTTGAACTGTCAGACTCAAAGACTCCTTTCGGGAGGCCTAGGGGACGCTCCTCTCCCTGTTCCTCAGCCGTCTCCCAAGCACCAACCCGCAGGTTCTCCCCGGCACCAGCCCACAGCAGCCCGGCAGCCGCCGGCGCCGACGCAGACCCCGCAGAAAGGGACCAGCCCGCAGCACGGGCCAAAGGCAGCGCCTCCGCAGCAGAAACTTCCGGCCTCTGCGGGGAGCGGTCCCTTCTCTCCGGCGAAGCACCATGCAGCCCCTGCTCAGGACAAGCCAGCAGCCGGTGCCACGGGCGAGGCCCAGAAACAGCAGCTGCTCGCGGAGAAGGACAGAGTGACTCCCAGACCAGGGAGAGAGGCCGACACTCCACCTGCCTCCAAAGACAGCAAACCAGCGCCAAAGAAAGGTGCACCTGAACCCATTACTGCCATCACCCCAGCAAAGGAGTCAAAGAAGCCAGGAGAATCCCAGAAAACAAGGCACCATGAT GAGGCCCTTAAATCCAGTACGCAAGACCTGTCGCGGAGCCCACAGAGTCTGAGTGACACGGGCTACTCCTCCGACGGGATATCCAGCTCTCAGAGCGAGATCACCGGGCTGATCCATGAAGAAGAGATGAAGCTGAGCGAGCGAGGGGCCGGTGAGCACAGCCCCCCGAGCCCGTCGGAGATCACCAAGCTGGAGAGCTCCATGCGGCCGCTGCTGGAGTCCAAGTCCATCTCAGACGGCGACCAGAAGGGCCGGGGGAAGCAGCAGCACCACCACCACGACCCCAGGGACGACCCGAAGCAGAAGCAGAGGCCCCGCTCCCTGTCCATCACCCCCGAGGCGTTCGACTCGGATGAGGAGCTGGAGGACATACTGGAGGAAGATGAGGATTCGGCGGAGTGGGAGAACCAGCACGCCCGCCGGGACAGCCTGGCCGAGTCGTCCGATGACTTCGGCAGCAAGCTGCGCCACGACTACGTGGAGGACAGCAGCGAGAGCGGGTTCTCCCCTCTCCCCGGCCGGCCGAGGAAGACTGACTCGGAGATGACGGATGAGGAGTTCATGAGGCGGCAGATCTTGGAGATGAGTGCTGAGGAGGACAACATGGACGAAGACGAGGGCTATGGCTACCCCAAGCAGAAAAAGAGCCATAAGCACAGCACAGACTCGGGGAAAGACTCGAAACGCCACCTCCCCCATAACTCCAGCAGCTTATATGAAGAAGAAGTCAAAGTGCACGAAGATGGCTATAAAGCTGCTGTGGAGGATGGGGAAGAAGACCTGATGGCTTCTCAGGGAGGGCTGCGGCGTTTCAAGACCATTGAACTGAACAATACTAACAGCTACAGCCGGGAGATGGAGCTGAGCAGCGAGAACGACCTCAGCTTGGACCGAGAGCCAGAGCTCGAAATGGAGAGCTTGACTGGCTCCCCGGATGAAAGGTCGAGGGGAGAGTATTCATCAACTCTACCCGCCACCACGCCCAGCTATACCTCAGGCACATCCCCCACGTCAGTCTCCTCCATGGAGGAGGATAGCGATAGCAGCCCCAGCCGCAGGCAGAGGCTAGAGGAAGCCAAACAGCAGAGGAAAGCCAGGCATCGATCTCATGGCCCGCTTCTGCCTACAATCGAGGATTCTTCCGAGGAGGAGGAGctgagagaggaggaagagctACTGAGGGAACAAGAGAAGATGCGGGAGGTTGAGCAGCAACGGATTCGGAGCActgccaggaaaacaaagagggACAAAGAGGAGCTCCGGGCACAAAGACGCAGGGAGCGATCCAAGACTCCCCCGAGTAACCTCTCCCCTATTGAAGATGCATCCCCAACAGAAGAACTGAGGCAAGCAGCTGAAATGGAAGAGCTACACAGGTCGTCTTGCTCTGAGTATTCACCCTCTATTGATTCAGAAGCGGAAGGGTTTGAAATGATAGCTTCCAAATTATACAAGTCAGGCAGTGAGTACAACCTGCCAACTTTCATGTCACTTTATTCCCCCACTGAAAAACCAACaaccacctcctcttcctctagCAGCAAACCTCTTAAAAGTGCAGAAGAGGTCTATGAGGAAATGATGAGGAAAGCAGAAATGCTGCAAAAGCAACAGAAGCAGCAGATGCAACACGTAAAGCAAGGGCAGCAGTATAGTAATACATACCAGCAGGAAGATTTCAGGAGCACAGGGCATCAGAACAATTACCAGTACCAATATGAAGAGGACTACGgatatgaaaaagaaatgggGACAGCTCATCCTGGGTACCAAAGCACTGCTTCAAAGGCTGACAACATTTACGAGGAGATCCTTCAAACATCTCAAAGCATTTCCAAAATGCAACAGTCTTCTTCACTTGACATGAGCTTGCAGCAAAAAGAAACCAGTCAGACGAACCTTTGTGGTTCTTTCCAagacaagcagcttttggacaCTGGATCAGCATTTGCAAAGCTACTGGAGCAAAACAGTGCCCTTCTTACACCTGGCACAAGTCCTACACAGCTTTCGGCGCCTGTGTCATTTTCTTCAACAGGGACAGAAACAAGTGGAACAGGAGCGAGGGCCATTCCTGACGTTCGGGTTACGCAGCATTTTTCAAAGGAGATGCAAAAGGACAGAGCAAGGAGCCAAAGCTCTTCCGTTAGTGTTGGTTCTGCTGCTGTCACAACTGTGGCTTCTTATGTGGTGTACGGCAGGGAATCAACAGCTACTACTCACACCTCAACCGGCCAATCTGCTGCTTCCACTAGTCCATCAGCAGGGTATGGGCGCCAGACAGGGAGTGCAGCTGGCTCTGCTGTCTCGAGTAGAATTTCGGAGTATGCTCAGGCTTATAGCCAAAGGGACAGTAGTGGAAAGAGAGCTGGGGAAAGCAAGGGGACACAAGTGAGAGACAGCTCTCAGGTTGCTGCTGATAATGTCAACTTCACATCCAAAGTCTACTCTTATTTCAAAGGTTCCAGCCCTCCACTTTCCCCCTATACCTCCCCCACACAAAGCCCAACTCATTCTCCTTCCAGAATGGCCACAGCTGAGTTCTCCACACAAACCTTCGGCTCTGGTACTTCAGTGCCTACGACCGGATCTGGTGCCACCTCCCCAGTGGTGGCACAGGGCACCCAGACACCACACAGATCCATGTCACCACGCCTTTCTAGGCAGCAGTCCTCTCAAGAGTCACCTTTTATGGTCATAACACTGGGGTCTGAAGCCACCAGTCCTAGTAAGCCATTGACTGTCAACTCTTCCACCTCACCCCTGTCTTCACCTACTCGACTGAGTCGTCAACAGACTCTTCATGGTTATGGTCAATCTGCAGGTCCCCCACCTTCACCACAgcatcagcagcagcaacagcagcaatcACAGCACGTACTATACAAGactcagacacagacagacaggggacCAGTGGCAAAGGTGAATGTTGGCACTAGTACTGTCACCACTGCTAACACGTATAGCCGTGGATCCTTATCCATGGAAAATATATCCCTGTGCAGAATCTCCACTGTTCCTGGAACTTCCAGGGTAGAGCAAGGCCAAAGAATGCCCAGTGGTAGTGTAGTAGACTTAAGGACAGCAACAAAGCCTGCCCCAGTTATCATGACAGATCAAGGCATGGACCTAACATCTGTGGCATCAGAAAGCCGCAAATTCTCTGTTGGGTCTGAGGCTAGCCCAACCCGGCACTCCACAACTGTTCAGCCACTGATCATAAACTTGAATGCTCAACAGCATCCTCGTGTTGCTATGTCAACGGCAACAACAGTGAGCATTACGGTGGCAGCATCTATGTTTATCTCACAACCAAAACAACCTGTGGTTTATGGCGATCCTTTCCAGAACCGGTTGGACTTTGGCCAAGGATCGGGATCTGCAGTATGTCTGACTCAGGGCAAAAAGCAGACTGATCAGCTTATTCCAAAGATAGATGCCAAACTTGAAGACCTGGGCATCCAGCAGCAACagcttcagcagcagcagaaacagctgcagcagcaacagcaacaactgGAGCACCAGCTCCAACAACATcaccaacagcaacagcaacttCAGCAGCAGCAAGCCACTTTCGCCAGATATAATCTAGCAAATCAAGTCCAACCTTTACACAAGAAAGATATGATGGTGAGCCAGACTAACACTGCCCAAGCTGTAGTCAGCGTCAGTGCAATCCCCAGGGCATCTCCAGTCCCAGATCAAGCTGGGCTAACAGGTGCAATTTCTGCTCCCCCTCTTGACCTGTACAGTGGTGTTCCCCTGGAACTAAAGGGTCAACCTCCCATTGTCAACTTATCAGGAGTGAAGCCACATGTCATGATGGTACAACTGGATAACGCCTCCCAAGGTGCAACGGTCACCCAGCTAGTGAAACCAGGAGAGGCCCCAGATGCCCTTGACCTTACTGGGATTAAATCGGAAAACCAGGTTGCGTGCTGCGATGTGGTCTACAAATTCCCCTTTGGTGGCAGCTGCACTGGACCCTTTGCTCAAAAGCCAAAGGTGCCAGAGAAAACTCATGTGCCAGTATCGGAACCTCCTCAGAGCAGTCGGCCTCCTTCAGCTCCTCAGTACTATGGAAGCAGGGCACAGGAGGCTAGCCAAGAAAACTACCAGTACCGTGAGCAGTTAGCGGGCAGCCATGGCTTAATGGATGAGCGGAAACCCTACCCTCTTCCTTTCCCAGGACGGTTGCACCCATCCATGTCTGACACTAATCTCGCGGAAGCTGGGCTGCATTATTACCAGACAAAGACTGACACCAGTCAGCGTGGGCCTGTGGACATGGCAGTGGATCTGAGCACAATGAAACAATCCTATGGCCCCAGCTTCTCTGAGGGAGGGTACTTTGGTTTGGGTATGCAGTATGGATCCTACACAGATCTACGTCACCAGGGAGACATGATGAGCCAACCTTTACCTATACGAAGGTACAGTTCGCTGTCGAATATCAACGCAGATTACAGTTACTCATCACGGGACCTTTCTAGTTTCCAGGAGTCTAACCTAGCTCAATACAGTGCCACAACTGCAAGGGAAATCAGTAGAATGTGTGCTGCTCTGAATTCAATCGACCAGTTTGGTGGAAGATTTGGTACCAACCCAGAGCTCATGCAGTATGGTTCTGCAGGAGGAGGCGCCTCTGGAAGTAGGTTCGGTCTGCTCTCTGGGCAGCAAGGCCTACCGTCCATGAAGGCCAACCTGATGTATGGCTCTAATCTTGCTGAAGGGAGGATGTCTGCACATGTTCAAAGCCAAGCTAGCTTGGCACAGTATAATGCAAGGCAAGCCAGCATAAGGGCTATGTACCCCTCCGCAGTCAGAGCTGCAGATGGAATGATCTATTCCACCATCAATACCCCCATAGCCTCGACCTTGCCTATCACTACGCAGCCTGCATCAGTCCTGCGGCCCATGCTGAGGGGCCTTTACAGACCTTACCCCACAGGAAACATGACAGCCGTACCCTTGGCCAGCCTCACAAGGTTGCCTCTGGTAACCCCCAGGATGCCTCTGTCCTCCCAAGGACCATACCGTTACCCTCCTCCCAACCGTTTCCCAGTAGCCCCTGCGGCCGCCTCTGTAGCTCCCGCTGCCACAGCCTTGGAGACACCAGTTTACCTTGGCAAGCCTTCGGTGACCTCTGGAGTCTCAAGCGCCATGCCTTTGGCCTCTTCTGTACCAGTTACCCAGCCTACAAGCCACATGGGGGTGCCAAATGCGCAGGCGGGAGCGGCCCCTACAACAGCCCTGCCTATGGCGCAGCCCGTTGTTGCGCCCACcagccagcagcagcctcagatTCACCACCAGGCCCAACTCCCAGCCCAGCAGCAGCCACACCTCCAGGCGGCCCAGCCTCAGACCCAGCATCAGCCCCAGCCCCAGAGTCAGCCTCCCTCACAGCCCCCAGCCCAGCCGCAGACCCCAgcccagccccagccccagccccCGCCCCCACCCCCAGCCGCGCCCGGCGTGGCCGCCGGCGGCAccgagaaggagaaggaggaggagaggctGCGCCGGCAGCAGGAGCACCTGCTGCAGTTCGAGCGGGAGCGCGTGGAGCTGGAGAAGCTGCGCCAGATGCGcctgcaggaggagctggagagggAGCGGCTGGAGCTGCAGCGGCACCGGGAGAAGGAGCAGCTGCTGGTGCAGCGCGAGATCCAGGAGCTCCAGACCATCAAGCAGCAGgtgctgcagcagcagcaggtggAGAGGGAGACCCAGCTGGTCATGCAGAGGGAACAACTGGCCCAGCAGAAGATGCAGCTAGACCAGATACAGTCTCTGCAGCAGCAGCTCCAGCAGCAGTTGGAGGAGCAGAAGAGGCAGAAAGCTGCCGCAGCCGCTGCAACGGTGGGGACGACAGCACCAGGTGCCATACAGGGGGTAGCAGTAGTTGGAGCATCAGCTCCTCAGGGATACTCCATCGTCTGTGACCAAACTGGCAGGCTGATTCAGCAAGAAGTGCcatgtgaaatgcagaggaCAATGGGCCAAAACGGGCAGTTCTGGCAGCCCTTTATAGAAGGAGGAGTGATACAAGGAGTTATGCCCCCGCGACCTCTGCCCAGCTCTGCTTCTGAAATGTCCCTtaggaatgaagagcacatgGAGGTACGGGCCATGAAGAAGAGGAATTCAATGCCCCGCCTGAGGGATGGGGGGGAATTCGAGGAAAACCAGCACTCGGTGAAGAGGATTGCTGACAGCAGCGTTCAGACTGACGACGAGGATGGGGAGGAGAGATTCTACATGTCAAGGCGCAGACGCACCAGGCGAATCGTGGACTGCAGCGTCCAGACCGACGACGAAGACAACGGAGAGTGGGAGCAGCCGGTCAGGCGCCGACGATCCCGTTTCTCCAAGCATTCCGACTCCGGCTCCGAGAGCAAGGCCGATTCGTCCAAGGGCACTTCGAGCATAGCCATCCAGACCATCAGCGATTGCTCCAGTCAGACGGAGCCTGACCAGTTAGGGAGAGTCTCCCCGGCCATTCACATAACCACCCATGACCCCAAGGTGGAGATCGTCCACTACATTTCCGCCCCCGAGAGGACTCAGAAAGGAGAGAGCCTGGCTTGCCAGACGGAGCCAGAGGCTCAGTCCCAGGGCGTGGTTGTCCCCCAGCTCACAGTGCCCACCACTGTCACTCCTTACTCCACCAACATCCAGCTGGTGGGCTCTGGCCCAGTAGACCCCCTCTCTCCCCGGCTGCAAGGGGTGGCcaagtttgaaaagaggaagcCCGATCCCCTGGAAATCGGCTACCAGTCACACCACTTGCACAACGAGTCCCTCTCCAACCTTATCCGCCAGCCCCCCAAGTCGCCCCAGGTGCTGTATTCCCCTGTGTCTCCCCTCTCCCCGCACCGCCTCCTGGAGACGTCCTTCTCCTCCAGTGAGCGACTCAACAAAGCGCACGTCACGCCGCAGAAACACTTCACGGCCGAGTCTCCGCAGCGCCAGCAGACCTTGCCCCGGCCCATCAAGACAATGCAGCGGTCCATGTCAGACCCCAAGCCCATCAGCCCGACAACAGAAGATCCGTCCAAGGCCAAATTTTCCTTGTATCAGCAGCAGGCTCTCCAGAACAGTCAG CTGTCAGCCTTGCAACAGAACACCTTGATCCGGAAAGTAAAAAGAACCTTACCCAGCCCGCCTCCTGAGGAAGCCCACCTTCCCGTTGtcactcttcctcttcctcagaTGTATGCACCTACCATGCCTCAAAAGGCCGGACCAAGGCCAGTGCAGGCCAACAAGGCTAGCCTGCTGAAGGACATCACCCATGAGCTGAAGGTGGTGGAGCAAGAGTCCACCAAGTTGCGCAAACAGCAGGCtgagctggaggaggaggagaaggagattGATGCCAAGCTTCGCTATCTGGAGCTGGGCATCACCCAAAGGAAGGAGACCTTGCTAAAGGAGAGGGAAAGGAGAGAGCTGGCCTACATGAGGTGCATGGGAGATACCCGTGACTACATGTCGGACAGTGAGCTGAACAACATGCGAATTGCGACAACCTATGAAGGCAATGGGATGTTGACAAGACCAAGCACAGCTCCCTTAAACCAGTTCAATGAGTTGACCACAGCACAGTATCCTCCCACCACCTCTTTTGTCACCTATCAGTACCCACAAACCCAGACAGCACCGCAGGCAACCACCACCTATCAACAAACTGGTTTCCAGCCCCCACAGTACCCACCTGTCACCAATGCCCAACCTCAGCCAAATACGTTTCAGACCCACCACCCTCCTCCACCCTACCAGACACAGGGCACATTCCAACCTCATAACTACACCCCAAACCAACCCTATCAGCCAGACCTGGGAGTGCAGAACCACCCAGGATTTCAGCCTCCTCCTGCTCCCTACCAAACACAGGCCACATACCCAAGTCAAACATCCTACCAGCCTGGCCAGAACATACCTTTCCAACCGCAGGCTGAGATCCTTACTGTTCACCAAAAGCCACGGCAGACCTCCCTGGCTGATCTGGAGCAGAAAATGCCCACCAACTACGAGGTCATCAGCCATCCCACAGTCGTGGTGACTTCCGCCGGTCAAGAGATGACCTACACCCCCACAACTGTGACCAACAACTATGGGCAGTACAAACCTCCTGAGACCACTCTGTCCGACCGCATTAATACTGCGGAGAGTCCCACATCTGCCTACTCTTCCGAAGGCCTCTACACCAACCTGGAGCAGAACATCCCCCGCAATTACGTCATGATTGATGACATCAGCGAGCTCATGAAAGAGAACGTGGGGACTTCCTCGGACATGCAGAAGGCTGACATTCACGGCCACCCAACGAATGGGCGGTACGGGAAGGACCGGTGTGACACGGGTGAGAATGGGAGCTCCGCGAGAGTGAGCTCCTACTCCAGGGCCGAGGAGGAATCCGAAGAAGACCTATATGACCACCACGGGAGGAGTAAGAACAGCAGCAGCTACCATCAGCGAGGTGGAGACAGTCATAGCAGAATGGGCAGCAGCAGTAGCGGGGGTGGAGGATCCTCCTATTACTACGATGATTACAAGCACTCATCGCGATCATCAGACAAGCACGGTTCCAGCATGGGAATCCAGAAGCATTCGtccaagaatctggctccagcCGTTGTGTCCTCCAAGCGCAGCAAGCACAGGAAGCAGAGCATGGAGCAGAAGATATCTAAGTTCTCCCCTATTGAAGAGGCAAAAGACGTGGAGTCGGACATGGCCTCTTACACCATCACTACATCCTCTGGTGGTAGCTGCAACGTCATGACGAGGGCCAAGAAGCTACAGGATGAAATCACCTACGGCTTGAAGAAGAACGTCTATGATCAGCAGAAGTATTACGGCATGTCCAGCCGCGAAGCCTTGGAAGAGGATGACCACATTTACAGCACTGGAAGGTCTAGGTCCACCGGCTACGGCATGGACAAAATCTCTTCCAGAGACTCGGGCAACCATAGGAGCAAGTCCTATGAGAGAGACACCATGGAGCGATCCCAGAGGGGCAGCCACAGCCGTGGCCGGCCGTCCATGCGCTCCCAGCACTCCGAAGAGGAGAGCCCGCTCAGCCCCTTGGGGAAGCCCATGGGTGTTGGGCGAGGTTCTGGAGTGCCTGAGCCACCTGACAGCCGCAATCAGTTTGGCTCCAGTCATTCCCTACCTGACGTGCAGGATCATATGAAGGACATTCCCAGAAGCCATGCCTACAAACCCGATGATGCTTACATCATAGATGATATGCATTGTGCTGTATCTGACAGTGAAG CCTATCATTTGGGGCAGGAGGAAACGGACTGGTTTGAGAAACCGCGGGAACTGCGCTCTGAGAGATCGAGGCATTAcagcagcggcggcggcggcggcggtggcCATTCGTCCTCCCAGAGACGGAACCACGTGAAGCACACGTACCACGACTACGACGAGCCGCCGGACGAGGACTTGTGGCAGCAGGACGACTACTCTCACCCGCGGCATTCCTCCTCCTCGTCCCGGGAGCACAGGCACCACGGCAGCAACTCGGGCAGGCACTCGTCCTCGTCTCGGCACTCCTCGGAGGAGGCGAGGTCCTCCAGGTCGTCCAAAGGCCACCCCAAGGAGTCCTCCGTGCGCCACGAATCCAGGCAGGCGGCGGCCTCGTCCTCCcagaagaggagccagcccgcGGATTCGAGATCCTTGCAGGGCTACCACTCCTCCGATTACTCCCGCCAGCCCTCCAGCCACCACCACGGCTCCTCGGAGGGCCAGAGGGTGCAGAAGCAGCCCCCGTCGTCCCACCATCAGCagccccagcagcagcagcagcagccgcaGCAGCCACAGTCGTCGAGGAAGCAGGACCACCAGGCCGCGTCCTCCAGGCAGCCGCCGTCAAGCCAGCCGCAGCCCTCCTCCAGGCAGCCGCAGGCAGGAAGGCTGCCCGCatcccagcagcagcagcagcagcagcaggagggtCTCCAGCAGCAAGGGCAGCAAGGGCAGCAGGGACCGCAGGCTCGCAGCCAGCagcagcaggggcaggggcaggggcaggcgCAGGCGTCAGCAGTGAGGCAACCGCagatgcagcagcagcagcctgctCAGCAACAGCCAGCACAAGCACAGCAGCAACAGGCTAAGCCAGGCCAGGCTCAGCCTCAGGCTCAGGTTCAGGCCCAAGCCCAGGCCCAAGCCCCAGCCCCGGCCCAGGCCCAGGCCCGTCCACCACAAGCAGGCCTCCAGCCAGCCGCAGCG gcaAAGACAAATTTGGCTGATGCTGCCAAGCCGGGTGTGAAGCCAGCCGCACAGCCTGCTAAAGCACCACAGGGTCCTACAACGGCGATAG GTGCTAAAGCCGCCCCCAGGCCCGGAGGGGCAGGAGGGGCCGCAGCAGGGCAGGCTGCTGCTGACGGGGAGAGCGTCTTTTCCAAAATCCTACCGGGAGGGGCAGCGGAGCAGGCTGGCAAACTGGGAGAAG CTGTGTCGGCTTTCGGCAAGAAATTTACTTCATTCTGGTGA